In Sciurus carolinensis chromosome 13, mSciCar1.2, whole genome shotgun sequence, a genomic segment contains:
- the LOC124963647 gene encoding N-acetyltransferase family 8 member 3-like has product MAPYHIRKYQESDHKRVLALFSSGMTEHIPTTFHYMLRQPPVILFLLVVSLTVFLLTDSWLLMMVSSFTLLAFLWFLAIYTWRKYMAMCFHTDLADITRSYMNAYGSCFWVAESGGQVVGIVGALPVKNSPLQKQLRLCHLSVALEHRHKGTGKALVRTVLQFAEAQGYDEVVLSVSILQYAALSLYQWMGFQKTGHSFFSRISRLRNTPVIHLMYRLPCAQERGL; this is encoded by the coding sequence ATGGCTCCTTATCACATCCGCAAATACCAGGAGAGTGACCACAAAAGGGTCCTGGCCCTGTTCTCCAGTGGGATGACTGAGCATATCCCTACGACCTTCCACTACATGCTGAGGCAGCCACCAGTTATCCTGTTCTTACTTGTGGTATCCCTCACTGTATTTCTGCTTACTGACTCCTGGCTCCTTATGATGGTGTCCAGCTTTACTCTCCTGGCTTTCCTGTGGTTCCTTGCTATATACACCTGGAGGAAGTATATGGCCATGTGTTTTCACACAGACCTGGCTGACATCACCAGATCTTACATGAATGCATATGGATCCTGCTTCTGGGTGGCTGAGTCTGGGGGCCAGGTGGTGGGCATAGTAGGGGCTCTTCCAGTCAAGAATTCCCCCTTGCAGAAGCAGTTGCGGCTATGTCATCTCTCTGTGGCTTTGGAGCACCGACATAAGGGGACAGGGAAAGCCCTGGTGAGGACAGTGCTCCAGTTTGCAGAGGCCCAGGGCTACGATGAAGTTGTCCTTAGTGTCAGTATACTGCAGTATGCTGCCCTGTCTCTGTACCAGTGGATGGGCTTCCAGAAGACAGGCCATTCCTTCTTCTCCAGGATTTCAAGGCTGAGGAATACTCCTGTGATTCATTTAATGTACCGCCTCCCTTGTGCTCAGGAAAGGGGCCTATGA